The nucleotide sequence GAGGCGGCGGACGAGCAGTTCCATCTGGCGGTCGTTCGCGCCGCCCACAACCCGGCGCTGCTGGTTTTCGGGCGGTTGATCTCGACGCAGTTTCAGCGCAAGGTCAGCGATCGGCTGATCAGCAGCCTGGATCGTCAGCGGGTCAGCCTCGCCGAGCACCGCCGGATCGTCCAGGCCATCGCGTCCCGCGACGACCAGGCCGCGGCGCGGCTGATGTACGACCACATCATGTTCCAGCTCGAGGTTTTGGAATCCCAAAACCGCAAGTCATCCGTCAAAATCAAATCACGGAGAAGCAGATCATCATGAACCGATCCATTCCGCGCGTCTCGGACGCCGCCCGCCGCTATGTCCAGGAAGTCCTCGATTTCGGTTTTCACAACTGCACCGGACCGGGCGTCACGGCCCGGCTTGAGAAGCAGTTCGCTGAGAAATTCGGCGTCCGTTACGGGGTGAGTCACTGCAACGGCACGGCGACCATGCACGCGTGCCTGCTGGCGGCCGGGGTCGGCGCGGGCGACGAGGTGATCGTGCCCACGCTGACGATGGCGAGCACGGCGCTGGTGGCATTGCACGTTAACGCGGTGCCGGTTTTCGCGGACAGCGACCCGGAGACATTCACGATCAGCGTCGAGGATATCCGCCGCAAGATCACGCCGCGCACGAGGGCGATCATTCCGGTTTCGATCTACGGCCTCTCGCCCGACATGGACCCGATCATGGAGCTGGCGGCGGCGTACAAGCTGACGGTGATCGAGGACAACGCGCAGTGCTTTCTCGGGCGCTACAAGGGACGGCTGGTCGGCACGTTGGGTCACATGGCCAGCTTCAGCTTCCAGGGCTCAAAGCACATGACATCCGGCGACGGCGGGATGGTGATCACCGACGACGAGGAATTGGCCACGGCGGTCCGCAAGGCGGCGGTGCTGGGCTATTCGC is from Phycisphaerae bacterium and encodes:
- a CDS encoding DegT/DnrJ/EryC1/StrS family aminotransferase, yielding MNRSIPRVSDAARRYVQEVLDFGFHNCTGPGVTARLEKQFAEKFGVRYGVSHCNGTATMHACLLAAGVGAGDEVIVPTLTMASTALVALHVNAVPVFADSDPETFTISVEDIRRKITPRTRAIIPVSIYGLSPDMDPIMELAAAYKLTVIEDNAQCFLGRYKGRLVGTLGHMASFSFQGSKHMTSGDGGMVITDDEELATAVRKAAVLGYSLVSSKPGASSMPEEVRCHPSFARHNGYGYNFRLPEIAAAVALGELERLDELVAMRRESAKLIDAVVRECRWLVPQKTPEGYVHAWWTYAARIVEDGPDWLTFRRKFVELGGDGFYGCWQPVHKEPFFQELGRKVKEEPQRYPQWAEIMPDYREVSCPVVERIQPRLVQIKTNQFSLGEAKRQAEILGRAIEAVS